TGGCGTACCCGCCGACGCACACGGTGGGCTCCGCATCCTCGCTCCCGGACGGCACCCGCGTCCGGATCGCCGGTCGGCTGTTGCGGATTCGCGATTACGGCGGCGTCGTCTTCGGCCTCGTCCGGGACTGGTCCGCGGACCTGCAGATCCTCGTCGACGCCGAGCGGGTCGGGGCGGACCGCACCGCCGCGTTCGCGGCCGAGTTCGACCTCGGCGACCTGATCGAGGTCAGTGGTGTGATGGGACGCAGCCGCCGGGGCGAGCAGTCGTTGCTGGTCACCGACTGGCGTCTGATCGGCAAGTGCCTGCATCCGCTGCCGGACAAGTGGAAGGGGCTGTCCGATCCCGAGGCCCGGGTGCGGCAGCGGTACGTCGACCTCGCCGTCAACGAGGACTCACGGCGACTGCTCGAGGCCCGCAGCGCGGTGGTGAAGTCGCTGCGGGACTTCCTCGGGGGACGTCAGTTCCTCGAGGTCGAGACGCCGATCCTGCAACGCATCCACGGCGGCGCCAACGCGGCACCGTTCACCACCCACATCAACGCCTACAACCTCGACCTGTATCTGCGGATCGCGCCCGAACTGTTCCTCAAGCGGCTGTGTGTGGCCGGGATGGAGAAGGTGTTCGAGATCGGCCGCGTCTTCCGCAACGAGGGCGTCGACTTCAAGCACAACCCGGAGTTCACGATCCTCGAGGCCTACGAGGCCCACAGCGACTACGAGAAGATGATGGTGCTGTGCCGGGAGCTGATCCAGAACGCCGCGAGCGCCGCGCACGGACGCGAGGTGATCCTCCGCCCGGGACCGGACGGCGAGCTGGTCGAGATCGACATCTCCGGCGAATGGCCGGTGAAGACGATGCACGAGGCGGTGTCGGAGAAGATCGGGGTGGAGATCACCCCGGAGACACCGCTGGAGGACCTGCGGCAACTGTGCGACGAGCACGAGATCGAGTACCCGGCCAAGGGGGACGCGGGGGCCGTCGCGCAGGAAATGTACGAGGCCCTGGTCGAGGACCAGACCGAGTTCCCCACGTTCTACACGAACTTCCCCACCTCGATGTCGCCGCTGACCCGGCCGCACCCGACGATCCCCGGAGTCGCCGCCAAGTGGGACCTGGTGGCCTGGGGGGTCGAACTCGGCACCGCCTACAGCGAGCTCACCGACCCGGTCGACCAGCGGAAACGACTCACCGAACAGTCGCTGCTGGCGGCGGGCGGCGACGAGGAGGCGATGGAACTGGACGAGGACTTCCTCGAGGCGCTCGAGTACGCGATGCCCCCCACCGGTGGGCTCGGCATGGGCGTGGACCGGCTGGTCATGCTCATCACCGGCGGCAGCATCCGGCAGGCCCTGGCCTTCCCGTTCGCGAAGCCGCGCGAGGAATGACCACCCGGCGCGTCGTCGCCGGGCTGCTGTTCGTCGGTGCCGTGGCCTACTCGTCGTGGGTCCTCGGACCGGCGCTGAGCCCGGGCGTCGACACGCTGCGAGGGTTCGCCAGTGAACTGGCGGCCCTCGATCAGCCGCACGGCGTCGTGTTCCGCACCGCCGATCTGGCCACCGGCATTCTCGTCGCCGTCGCGGGAACGGTGGGTCTGTGGCGCCTCTCCCGTGGCTGGATCTCCGCCGTGGCCTGGGTCGGGGCGATCCTCTTCGGCCTCGCCACCGTCGCCGATTCCCGGATGCCCCTCGACTGCTCGGCCGGGGCAGTGTGCCCGGCGAGCGACGCGCAGGACCTGCACGCCGTGAGCAGTTTCTTCGCCGCGACGGGTGGGGTCGTGTCGATGGTGGCGCTGCTGGTGCTCGCGGTGCGCCGGCGGTGGCCCGGGTGGCTGCGCGGATTTTGCATCGCGGCCGTGACGATCCTGCTCGCGGGTACGGCGTGGACGCTGGTCGCCACCGCACTGCAGGACACGCACGACGTCTGGCTCGGCGTCGGCCAACGCACCCAGTTGCTCGCGATGAGCGCGTGGCTGACCGCACTCGGCCTCAGCGTCGTCGGTCCGGGCGCCCGGCAGCGGGTGCGCGGTTCCACGTGAAACGTCCGGGCGAGCTGGTCGCCGGTGCCTACGTGATCGACGAGGGCTCCGGCACCCCGGTCGTGCTGTGCGGCGGGCTCGGCGGCAACTGGTTCGATTGGAACGTCGCCGCCGCCGCGCTGCTCCGGCGCGGGCTGCGGGTCGTCCGCATCGAGCGTCCCGGGTACGGTCTGAGCCCACCTCCCGGCCACGACCCGGACCTGGCCACCGAGGTGGACCGGATGTCTCGCGTCCTCGACGCTCTCGAGATCACCGCGCCTGCGGTGGTCGTCGGGCACTCCCTCGGCGCGGTGTACGTCGAGGGGTTCGCCCGGATCCACCCGGACCGCACGCGGGGTGTGCCGCTGCTCGACGCCACCGACACCACCCACCCGCACCGGATCCTGCCGACCCGGCCGTACGTGGCGGCGGCGCACCGGGTCGGTCGCGGGCTCGGCGGCAGCGCCGTGCAGCGGAGTCTCGCACCGGCCGCGCGGCGCCTCCTCAACCCGTCCACACCACCCGGCGGGCTCCCCGCCGAGACGTCCGCGTGGATCCGCACCGTCTACCGCGACGCGACCTACCTCGAGACCTCGCTGGTGGAGAACGCCGCGTACCCGGCGCTCGCGCGCGATCTGGCCGACCTCCGCCCGGCCCGTCCACTGACCACGTCCACCGTCGTCGCCGCCGCCCACACGGGTCATCGAACACCGTGGGCTGCGGTGTGGATGTGGCGGCAACGCCGTTTCGCCCGCTTCCTCGGCGCCGCCTTCACCGTCGTGACCCCGGCCCGGCACCACGCGATGATCGATCGGCCCGACCGAGTCGCCGCGCTGATCGCCGGTCTGGCATCGTGACCTGCGTGCAGCTGCTCCTGATCCGCCACGCGCTTCCCGAGAAGGTCACCGACGCGAGCGGCCGGGCCGATCCGGCGCTGACCTCCGAGGGCCGGGAACAGGCGGCCCGGTTGCCGCAGGCCCTGTCCCCGTACCGCATCGCGCGGATCTACTCCAGCCCGCAGCGACGAGCGAAGGAAACCGCGGCCCCGGTGGCCGCCGAGCGCGACCTGCTCGTCACCGAACACCTCGGTCTCGCCGAATACGATTACGACCTGCCGCACTACATCCCGTTCCACGAGGCGCAGCAGCTGGCGCCGGACGCGTTCGCCCGGATCCGGGCGGGCGAGTTCCCGAAGTCCGTCGACGGCGAAGCGTTCCGCGCGCGGGTCCTCGACGCGCTGGGCCAGGTGGTCGACGAGTCGGAGCACCAGGACACGGTCGCGGTGTTCGCGCACGGCGGTGTCGTCAACGTGTATCTCCAGGAACTGCTCGGGCTGGACCGACCGCTGGTGTTCCCGCTCGACTACGTCTCGGTCACCCGGGTCCTGGTCTCGCGCACCGGGCAACGCCGGGTGGCGTCGGTGAACGAAACCGGACACATCCGGGACATGTTGCGCCGCTGAACAGTCCGGAGTCCAGTCCCGGGCGATCGCCCGGTCACCTCGCGACGGCGGCGTCCTGGATGCGTCGCCATCCCACCGCCTGCTCGAGTTCGAACGCCAACTCGAGCAGCGTCCGCTCGTCCCCGTGCGCCGCCGAGAAGTGCGCCGCGAGCGGAAGTCCTCGCGAATCCTGGTGCAGGGGCAGCGAGATGCCCGGCCCACCGGCAGCGTTGTTCAACGGCGTGAAGGACACGTGGGCGACGAGGCGGGAGAACAGCTGCTCGAAGTCCTGCGCGGGCGAGAGGTGCCCCAGCCGCGGCGTCGTGTTGGCGACGACCGGGGACAGCACGACGTCGTAGCGGGCGAACATGTCCGCGTACCGCTGCCGGGTGCGGGCCAGGCGATAGAGCACCTGGGGAGTCTTCGTGTAGTTCTTGCGGTACATCGCGTCGAGGCCCCGGGTGAGGGTGTCGGTGCGGGCGGGATCGAAGTCCGCACCGAGCTTCCTACCGCTCTTGGTGATCGCGAACGCCAACAGTGCCCAGTAGAGCGAGAAGTCGTGCTCGAACTCCTTGCCGACCGGCAGTGCCGCATCCTCGACGTGGTGCCCGAGCCCGTCGAGCAGGTCGGCGGTGGCGGCCACCGCGGCGCGGGTCTCGTCGTCGGTCGGCAGGCCAGTCACCGAATCGGTGACGACACCGACCCTCAGCCGGGTGCTCGCCGGGCCCGACACCAGCCGGACCGGAGGCAGCTTCGGGTTGCGGTACGCCTTCTCGGCCTCGGCGAAGAACCGTGCCGTGTCCCGCACGCTGCGGGTGACCACGCCCTGCGCGACGATGCGGATCGGCATGGTCCGATCCATCTGGTCGGCCACCAGCCGGCCGCGGGTGGGCTTGAGGCCGACGAGCCCACACGCGGCCGCGGGGATACGGATCGAGCCGCCACCGTCGTTCGCGTGGGCGAAGGGAACGACACCTGCGGCGACGAGCGCGGCCGAGCCGCCGGAGGAGGCGCCGGGCGAATGTTCGGTGTTCCACGGGTTCCGGACCGGAGGATCGACCATGTACTCGGTGGTGGCGTTGAAACCGAACTCCGGCAGCCGGCTCTTGCCCAGCGAGATCGCGCCGGTACTACGGAACTGGGTGACGAATGCGCTGTCGCGGGCCGCGGGGTGCGGCGTGAACGCGACGCTGCCCTGCCCGGTCGGCTGACCGGCGGCATCGACGTTGTCCTTGAGGATCGTCGGGACCCCGGCGAACACGCCGCTGTGCGGTGCGTGCGATTCGCGGAGCGCTCGATCGAACCCCTCGTAGGCGATCGGGTCCAGGACGGCGCGCACGGATTCGGCCCTGGCGATCGCGGCCTCCACCACCTCGTGGGAGGACACCTTGCCCGCGGCGATCGCCTCGGCGGTGCCGGTGGCGTCGTACTCCCCCAACGCGTCGTCGCGGAAGGTGTGGACGGGTGCGGCGCCGGTCGTCTGATCCATCCTCGGAGACTATGTGACGTGCGTCGCGCGGGAAAGGTCCGTCACGTCCGGACGCCACCCGCCCAGGTACCGCGCGATCCGCGCCTCGTCCCAGCCGTGGGACTCTCGCAGCCCTTGCGCCATCGCCACCAGGTAGGCCGGCGCCGGGGCACTGCGGCGGATCGCGTCCGCCCGCGCCCGCGTGGTGAACGTCCGCATCGGGACACCCTCGCGCACACCGACGTCCAGGATCCGGTCGTAGCAGGCGGGCTCCTGCGCGTGGATGTCGGCGAACTGGTCCTCGGTGACCAGATATGCGCGGGCCGCGACCTCGCCGTCGGCGCCGGCGTCGTAGAACGCACGGCCGCCCGTCCACACCCGTGACTCTCCCGCGAAGAACACCGCACCCGGGAGCAGAAGCGGCACGGATGCCCGTGGCGGTGTCCCGTCCCGCGCGCCGGGGTGCGCGAGGGAGCCGCCCGGCGGACGTCCGCCCTCGAGATAGCAGCGCAATCGGGCCGACGCCATGTTCGACCCGTAGCTGACGTACCAGACCACCACGGTGTCGACCGTACGCCCGTCGGCAAATGCGGCAATTCTCCGATTTCGGAAAATCGGAGGGTCGGATTTGGAGATAATCACGAAAGGCGGTGCTCGATGATCGCGTACCCGGTCCGGGTCTGCTCCGCCGTACTTCCGCGAGCACTGCACAGGGGTGGGTGATGACGAGGGCGAGCCGTCAGAAGAAGCTGAGGCGTGCCGCACGCCGGGCCAAGTCGAAGATCGTCGTCCGGTCGCCGCGGCCGCCTACCGCCCCGGCTCGGCCCACACCGGTTCCGGGAGCGATGCTGGGCTCACGCTATCGGCTGATCCGGCGGCTTCCACCGCACGAGGATCTGTCGGGCTCCCCCGGCTCCTCCCTGTGGCACGCCTACGACATCTCGCTGTGCCGGGAGGTGGCGCTCGGCCTCGTCACCCCCGAAAGGTTCCGGGCGGACGAGGGATTCCGGGCGGACGAGAAGGGCCCGGACCCGCTCCGTTCCTACGCGCGTCGCACCTCGGGCACCGCGTTCGCCGCAGAACCGCACGTCTCGCGCGTGTACGACGTGACGGAGACGGACGGGTGGGTCGTCACCGTCGCCGAATGGATCCCCGGCTGGACGTTTCGGGACGTGGTGCGTACGTCACCCGAGATCGTGGATACAGTCCGCACTGTCCGGAGGCTGGCCGCGGCAGTTGCCCGCGCGCACCACCGCAGCGCGTTCGTTCCGCTCACCGATCCGGCCCGGCTGCGGGTCTCGCGGGAGCACCTCCTCGTCCTCGCCTTCCCGTCCACCCCGGCGAGCGCGGAGAAATCCGACGACGTCGCCGGGCTCGGTGCACTGCTCTACGCACTGCTGGTCGGCACGTGGCCGCTCTCTGCTGCCGAAGGTTCGGTGAGCCGGTCCCGCACGATCGCCGGGCTGCCCGCCGCAGCCCGCGACTCCCACGGCCGAACCCTCGCGCCCGTTCGGCTCCGGCCCGAACTCCCCAGGGAATTGTCGGATATCACGATGTCCGCGCTGCGGGCCGGGGCCGACGGGTGCACCGCGCGGGACGTCGTCACCACTCTCGATCGTGTCCTCGCCGCACTCGTCCCGCCGGAACCCGGTCCGGCCGCGACCCCTGCGGCTCCGACGACGCCGACGACCACCGCCGTTCCGGCCGCACCCGGTCACTTGGAACGCTTCGCGTCCCGGCCCGCGCGGGCTCTCACCGCCGCCGTCGCACTGGTCGTGGGGCTGGGCGCCCTCGGGTGGGTGGTCGGCGCTCGCCTGACATCGCCGGGAGCGCCGGTGGCATCCGCCGACGCCGCCCCCGTGCTCGCACCGCCGCCACCTCCGTCGGAGGTGGCGGTGCTCCCGTCCGGTGCCGTGGTGTACTCGCCGGTGCAGTTCCCGGACAACGCGCACGACGCCTTCCTGGCGGTGGACGCGGACCCGGCCACCTCGTGGTCGTCGGACCGGTACTTCCAGCAGTTCCCAGCGTTCAAGCCGGGGGTCGGGCTCGTCGTGGAGTTCGCCGACCCGGCGGACGTGAGGAACGTCTGGATCGATTCCCCCACGCCGGGGACGTCCGTCGAGATCCGCACCGCGCCTCGGGACGGCGGCGCGCTGGACACCACCCAGGTCCTGGGTGCTGCGGTCACGCAGCCGGGTATCACCCACGTCCCGCTGGACGGCGGCGATTCGGCGATTCATTCACGCCTGCTCGTCTGGGTGACCGCGCTGGCACCCACCGAGGGCGGTTTCCGTTCCGGATTCTCGGAGATCGGATTGTCCGGGAGGCCCTGAGCAGGCCGGCCGGCCGAGTTCTCGACTCGACGCCGCGACTCCACCAAGATGTACGCATGAGCCGGTGGAGCGAGATCAGGAGTTGGCGGTCGGGCGCGAAGAAGAGGAGGCGCCTGCGGGACCTCGAGGGGGCGCTCGTGGTCGTCACCGGCGCGGGGAGCGGTATCGGGCGCGAGACGGCGCTCGCGTTCGCGGCCGAGGGCGCGATCGTCGTCGCGGCCGACCGGGACCTCGAGACCGCCCAGCAGACCGTCGCTCTCGTCGACGAGCACGCCGCGAACCGGGGAGCGACGGCCGTGTTCGGTGGCGGCGCGTACGCCTACGCGGTCGACGTGGCGGACGAGGACCGGGTGCAGCGGCTGGCGTCGGTGGTCCGCGCCGAGCACGGCGTGCCCGATGTCGTGGTCAACAATGCGGGGATCGGCTATTCCGGAACCTTCACCGCGACACCGCAGGACGCCTTCGAGAAGGTCATGGACGTCAACTTCTGGGGTGTCGTCTACGGCTGCCGCGCATTCGCGCCCATGATGATCGAACGCGGCACCGGGGGGCAGATCGTCAACCTGTCGTCGGCCGCCGCCTTCACGCCGCAGAAGATGCTCACCGCGTACGCGACCAGCAAGGCAGCCGTGTACATGTTCTCGGATTGCCTTCGGGGAGAACTCGTTCCACACGGGATCGGCGTCTCCACGATCTGTCCGGGCATCGTGCACACCAACATCGTCAAGACCACCGGGTTCGCCGGGGTGTCCGCCGAGAAGGAGGCGGAGCTGCAGAAGAAGACCGATCGCTTCTACGACAAGCGCAACTACACCCCCGACCGGGTGGCGGCGCAGATCGTCAAGGCGGTCAAGTCCGGCAAGTCGGTCCTGCCGGTCACTCCGGAAGCGCGGTTCGGGTACGTGTGGAACCGGATCGCCCCGGGCGGTAGCCGCGTGGCCGCGAGGTTCGGACTGGAGTAGCCCTACCGCGTCCAGGTCTCCAGGTACGCCTTCTCCTCCGCGGTGAGCCGGCGCAGGCGCTGGGCCTCGACGTCGGCGACGGCCATCTGCGTGGTCGCGGTGACCGCGGGCGGATCGGTCGGCGCGGCCTTGCCGGAGCGCACCTCGTAGGCGATGGTGAAGTCGACGGCGCGGTGCTTGGCAATCCACATCGTCACTCGCAGCGGGCTGTCCGCGTGCCGCAACTGCCCGCGGTACCTCACATGGATGTCCGCGATGAATGCGCTCTTGATCAACGAGGCGTTCTCCTCGCCACCCGCCTCGAGCAGCCACTCGATCCGGGCTTCCTCGAGGAGGGTCACCATGCGTGCGTGGTTGATGTGGTGGAACGCGTCCATGTCCGACCAGCGCACCGACACCGTCGCTTCGTATCCGATCACCGGACGATCCTGACCGGTGCGGTCCCGAGGTGCAACATCGTCGCCGCATCGTGCGGGCGCGTACCCATCCGGGCAACGGTCGGCACCGAATCGTCAGTGAGACCCCGGCACACCGGGCCGAGGTCCGTGACGCGGGGAGGACTGCACCGTGGATGTCGACTCCGCCACTGACGACGACACCGGAACCACGCCGGGCCGACCTCGTCGACGGCTGGTGGCCCGTGCGCTGAGCGGAGTGGTCGCGGCTGCCACCGTCCTGGGTGTCGGGGAACTGGTCGCGGTCGCCGTGGCTCCGGCGGCCTCGCCGTTCTACGCGGTCGGATCGACCACCGTCGATCGCAGTCCCGCCTGGGCACGCGAGTTCGCGATCGACACGTTCGGGACCAACGACAAGCCGGCCCTGTTCATCGGGATGACGCTGCTCATCGTGGTCGCCTCGATCGCGGCCGGTCTGCTCGAGCGCCGCCGACGCCCCGTGGGCAGTCTCGTCCTCGCGGGTCTCGGCGCGGTGGGCGTCTACGCGGCCCTGAGTCGCCCCACCGCCACCTGGACCTACGCCGTCCCGACGATCGTGGGCGTCGTTGCGGGAATCGTCCTCCTGCGACTGCTGATACACACCCTCGACGCCGAACCCACCAGCGAGGAACATTCGCGGCCCGCACCGGGAGGGAAGGTGCGCCGGTTGCCGCGCCGGCAGTTCATCCTGTTGCTCGGCGCCGGCGCGACGGTGGCCGCGGCGGCGGGAGTCGCGGGTCGTGAACTCGGACGACGGATCGCCTCGGTCGCGGAGAACCGGCGGCTGTTCCTCATCCCGCGGGTGGCGGCTCCGGCACCGCCGATCCCGGTCGGCACCGATCTGGCGCCGGTCGGAGCCACCCCGTTCGTGACCCCCAACGCCGAGTTCTACCGGATCGACACGGCGCTCCAGGTCCCGCAACTCACCACCGACGAATGGCAGCTGCGGATCCACGGCCTGGTGGACCGGCCGATCACCCTCGACTGGGACGATCTCACCGCCCGCACGCCGGTCGAACGGATCATCACCCTCACCTGTGTGTCCAACGAGATCGGTGGACCACTCGCGGGAAACGCCCGCTGGATCGGCTACCCCATCCAGGACCTGCTCGACGAGGTCGGGGTGCATGCCGACGCCGACATGCTGCTGTCGAAGAGCGTCGACGGATTCACCATCGGCACCCCCGTGGCAGCGCTACGGGACGGCCGGGACGCGATCCTCGCGGTGGCCATGAACGGCGAACCTCTGCCCCTCGAACACGGGTACCCGGTGCGGCAGGTGGTACCCGGCCTGTACGGATACGTGTCGGCGACGAAGTGGGTCGTCGACTGGGAGCTCACCCGATTCGACCGCGCCGAGGCCTACTGGACCAAGCGCGGCTGGGGCGTGCGGGCGCCGATCAAGACGGCCTCCCGGATCGACGTCCCCGCGGCGTTCGCGCCCGTGACGGCCGGCCCGGTGACGGTCGCCGGGACCGCGTGGGCGCAGCAGCGTGGCGTCGAGGCGGTGGAGGTGCGGGTCGACGGCGGACCGTGGCAACAGGCGACACTGGCCCCGGAGTACTCGATCGACACCTGGCGTCAGTGGACGTGGGAGTGGGACGCGACACCGGGCCTGCACCGGCTGGAGGTGCGCGCCACCGACGGGACCGGGGACACCCAGCCCGAGGATCGGGTACCGCCGATCCCGGACGGGGCCACGGGCTGGCATTCGAGCTCCGTCACGGTCCGCTGACCACACCGATCCGTCACGCCTTGTCGCGCAACCACCCTCGCAACCACGTGAGTGCCGTGTTCCCGGACGAATCGACGACGTACGTCGAGTAGTCCTGGTGCACCTGAGACCCGTAGAACGAACGGAGCT
This genomic interval from Rhodococcus triatomae contains the following:
- a CDS encoding DUF998 domain-containing protein; this encodes MTTRRVVAGLLFVGAVAYSSWVLGPALSPGVDTLRGFASELAALDQPHGVVFRTADLATGILVAVAGTVGLWRLSRGWISAVAWVGAILFGLATVADSRMPLDCSAGAVCPASDAQDLHAVSSFFAATGGVVSMVALLVLAVRRRWPGWLRGFCIAAVTILLAGTAWTLVATALQDTHDVWLGVGQRTQLLAMSAWLTALGLSVVGPGARQRVRGST
- a CDS encoding alpha/beta fold hydrolase, producing the protein MKRPGELVAGAYVIDEGSGTPVVLCGGLGGNWFDWNVAAAALLRRGLRVVRIERPGYGLSPPPGHDPDLATEVDRMSRVLDALEITAPAVVVGHSLGAVYVEGFARIHPDRTRGVPLLDATDTTHPHRILPTRPYVAAAHRVGRGLGGSAVQRSLAPAARRLLNPSTPPGGLPAETSAWIRTVYRDATYLETSLVENAAYPALARDLADLRPARPLTTSTVVAAAHTGHRTPWAAVWMWRQRRFARFLGAAFTVVTPARHHAMIDRPDRVAALIAGLAS
- a CDS encoding histidine phosphatase family protein, whose protein sequence is MQLLLIRHALPEKVTDASGRADPALTSEGREQAARLPQALSPYRIARIYSSPQRRAKETAAPVAAERDLLVTEHLGLAEYDYDLPHYIPFHEAQQLAPDAFARIRAGEFPKSVDGEAFRARVLDALGQVVDESEHQDTVAVFAHGGVVNVYLQELLGLDRPLVFPLDYVSVTRVLVSRTGQRRVASVNETGHIRDMLRR
- a CDS encoding amidase; amino-acid sequence: MDQTTGAAPVHTFRDDALGEYDATGTAEAIAAGKVSSHEVVEAAIARAESVRAVLDPIAYEGFDRALRESHAPHSGVFAGVPTILKDNVDAAGQPTGQGSVAFTPHPAARDSAFVTQFRSTGAISLGKSRLPEFGFNATTEYMVDPPVRNPWNTEHSPGASSGGSAALVAAGVVPFAHANDGGGSIRIPAAACGLVGLKPTRGRLVADQMDRTMPIRIVAQGVVTRSVRDTARFFAEAEKAYRNPKLPPVRLVSGPASTRLRVGVVTDSVTGLPTDDETRAAVAATADLLDGLGHHVEDAALPVGKEFEHDFSLYWALLAFAITKSGRKLGADFDPARTDTLTRGLDAMYRKNYTKTPQVLYRLARTRQRYADMFARYDVVLSPVVANTTPRLGHLSPAQDFEQLFSRLVAHVSFTPLNNAAGGPGISLPLHQDSRGLPLAAHFSAAHGDERTLLELAFELEQAVGWRRIQDAAVAR
- a CDS encoding SDR family NAD(P)-dependent oxidoreductase, which translates into the protein MSRWSEIRSWRSGAKKRRRLRDLEGALVVVTGAGSGIGRETALAFAAEGAIVVAADRDLETAQQTVALVDEHAANRGATAVFGGGAYAYAVDVADEDRVQRLASVVRAEHGVPDVVVNNAGIGYSGTFTATPQDAFEKVMDVNFWGVVYGCRAFAPMMIERGTGGQIVNLSSAAAFTPQKMLTAYATSKAAVYMFSDCLRGELVPHGIGVSTICPGIVHTNIVKTTGFAGVSAEKEAELQKKTDRFYDKRNYTPDRVAAQIVKAVKSGKSVLPVTPEARFGYVWNRIAPGGSRVAARFGLE
- a CDS encoding acyl-CoA thioesterase, with protein sequence MIGYEATVSVRWSDMDAFHHINHARMVTLLEEARIEWLLEAGGEENASLIKSAFIADIHVRYRGQLRHADSPLRVTMWIAKHRAVDFTIAYEVRSGKAAPTDPPAVTATTQMAVADVEAQRLRRLTAEEKAYLETWTR
- a CDS encoding molybdopterin-dependent oxidoreductase, which gives rise to MVARALSGVVAAATVLGVGELVAVAVAPAASPFYAVGSTTVDRSPAWAREFAIDTFGTNDKPALFIGMTLLIVVASIAAGLLERRRRPVGSLVLAGLGAVGVYAALSRPTATWTYAVPTIVGVVAGIVLLRLLIHTLDAEPTSEEHSRPAPGGKVRRLPRRQFILLLGAGATVAAAAGVAGRELGRRIASVAENRRLFLIPRVAAPAPPIPVGTDLAPVGATPFVTPNAEFYRIDTALQVPQLTTDEWQLRIHGLVDRPITLDWDDLTARTPVERIITLTCVSNEIGGPLAGNARWIGYPIQDLLDEVGVHADADMLLSKSVDGFTIGTPVAALRDGRDAILAVAMNGEPLPLEHGYPVRQVVPGLYGYVSATKWVVDWELTRFDRAEAYWTKRGWGVRAPIKTASRIDVPAAFAPVTAGPVTVAGTAWAQQRGVEAVEVRVDGGPWQQATLAPEYSIDTWRQWTWEWDATPGLHRLEVRATDGTGDTQPEDRVPPIPDGATGWHSSSVTVR